The Centroberyx gerrardi isolate f3 chromosome 12, fCenGer3.hap1.cur.20231027, whole genome shotgun sequence genome has a window encoding:
- the LOC139922304 gene encoding aryl hydrocarbon receptor nuclear translocator isoform X1 — MLFHTDMSSSNPELPDPNLGMGASGTQASGGTVVPKGTNKRRAAPDFDDDDDEGSKLFRCDDDTGGSNNDKERFARENHSEIERRRRNKMTAYITELSDMVPTCSALARKPDKLTILRMAVSHMKSLRGSGNTNADGTYKPSFLTDQELKHLILEAADGFLFVVSCETGRVVYVSDSLTPVLNQSQSEWLGSSLYDQLHPDDTEKLREQLSTAENNNTGRMLDLKTGTVKKEGQQSSVRMSMGARRSFICRMRCGTCAVEPMSMNRLNFLRTRNRNGLGAAKEGEPQYVVVHCTGYIKSWPPAGVSLTDEETDNTQGSRYCLVAIGRLQVTCCPGDSDMNSISVPVEFISRHNCQGTFIFVDHRCMATVGYQPQELLGKNILELAHPEDQGLLRDSFQQVVKLKGQVLSVMFRFRSKSREWIWMRTSSFTFQNPFSEEIEYIICTNANVNRTSTQDPLTPLSSPGGSLPPSLGQSSPNCPPVVLSPGQVATRQLQQQQQAELEGGGGGRDGLYEAGPITLSQMPVQAVTAAGPDHSKSLEKPDLYPSLYAGPDQTKGLPSTSTPNTQIYPPANNYTAARPNDAYRPVSMTPQMVQTPQMVQTPQMVQTPQMVQPAHSAGQMLAQMSRQNGAPPSVTPANTGSPLQGGPAGGWPGAGAGAGARPPFNNQQVAPQAAKTMSPPFAAMGGFIGGSSNSFGQMPTGAAPTPTNGANYPPINARASMNTNGYDGSQSGAQFPSRAAEAVWPQWQGQQHSQSNAEQHPHAQGNQQDMFPDVLSMLDQPANFNNDDFEIPMYPSFNE; from the exons atgttattCCACACGGACATGTCCTCTTCAAACCCAG AGTTACCAGATCCAAATCTGGGTATGGGGGCAAGTGGGACCCAAGCAAGTGGTGGGACTGTCGTACCAAAAGGGACCAACAAAAGAAGAGctgc GCCAGactttgatgatgatgacgatgaagGAAGCAAGTTGTTCAG GTGTGACGATGACACAGGAGGCTCCAATAATGACAAGGAGCGCTTTGCCAG GGAGAACCACAGTGAGATTGAGAGGCGGAGGCGGAACAAGATGACCGCATACATCACAGAATTATCGGACATGGTGCCCACATGCAGTGCACTGGCACGGAAACCAGACAAACTAACCATCCTACGAATGGCTGTGTCCCATATGAAGTCTCTGAGAGGGAGTGGCAATACCAATGCAGACGGGACATACAAACCATCTTTTCTCACTGACCAG GAGCTGAAGCATCTCATCCTGGAGGCAGCCGATGGCTTCCTGTTTGTGGTGTCATGTGAGACTGGCCGCGTTGTTTACGTCTCTGACTCCCTGACACCGGTCCTCAACCAATCACAGTCTGAATGGCTTGGCTCTTCCCTTTACGACCAGCTCCACCCAGATGACACAGAAAAGCTCAGGGAGCAGCTCTCTACTGCAGAGAATAACAACACAG GGAGGATGTTGGATTTAAAGACAGGAACAGTGAAGAAGGAAGGCCAACAGTCCTCAGTCAGAATGAGTATGGGAGCCCGTCGATCATTCATCTGCAGAATGAG gTGTGGCACGTGTGCAGTGGAACCCATGTCTATGAACAGACTGAACTTCCTTAGGACTAGAAACAG gaaTGGTTTGGGTGCAGCCAAGGAAGGAGAGCCCCAGTATGTAGTTGTCCACTGCACCGGATACATCAAGTCCTGGCCTCCTGCAG GAGTGTCGTTAACAGACGAAGAAACAGACAACACTCAGGGGAGTCGCTACTGTCTAGTTGCCATTGGGAGACTACAG GTGACTTGCTGCCCAGGTGACTCAGACATGAACAGCATCAGTGTTCCAGTGGAGTTCATCTCACGCCATAACTGCCAGGGCACCTTCATCTTTGTAGACCACCGCTGTATGGCCACCGTGGGCTACCAGCCCCAG GAATTACTGGGTAAGAACATTCTGGAACTGGCCCATCCTGAAGACCAGGGCTTACTGAGAGACAGCTTCCAACAG GTGGTGAAGCTGAAGGGCCAGGTCCTGTCGGTGATGTTCCGGTTCCGCTCTAAATCCAGAGAATGGATCTGGATGAGAACCAGCTCCTTCACCTTCCAGAACCCATTTTCAGAGGAGATTGAGTATATCATCTGTACCAATGCCAATGTCAA TAGAACCTCGACTCAggaccccctcacccccctctcctccccagggGGTTCGCTGCCCCCCTCCCTGGGCCAGAGCAGCCCAAACTGCCCTCCTGTGGTGCTCAGCCCGGGGCAGGTGGCCACCAG gcagttacagcagcagcagcaggcagagctggagggaggtggaggaggaagagacggTCTATATGAGGCAGGACCAATCACCCTCTCACAG ATGCCAGTGCAGGCGGTGACAGCGGCAGGGCCGGACCACAGTAAGAGCCTAGAGAAGCCAGATCTCTACCCCTCCCTTTACGCAGGCCCGGACCAGACCAAGGGCctgccctccacctccactcccAACACCCAGATCTACCCTCCAGCCAACAACTACACTGCTGCCCGGCCCAATGATGCGTACAG GCCTGTTAGTATGACCCCTCAGATGGTGCAGACCCCTCAGATGGTGCAGACCCCTCAGATGGTGCAGACCCCTCAGATGGTGCAGCCGGCTCACTCGGCAGGGCAGATGCTGGCTCAGATGTCTCGTCAGAATGGAGCTCCCCCGTCGGTCACCCCCGCCAACACCGGCAGCCCCCTCCAGGGAGGGCCAGCAGGAGGTTGGCCTGGGGCAGGTGCTGGGGCCGGAGCTAGACCACCATTCAACAACCAG CAGGTGGCTCCCCAGGCAGCAAAGACCATGTCTCCACCATTTGCTGCCATGGGGGGATTCATAGGTGGCTCCTCCAACTCTTTTGGCCAGATGCCCACAGGTGCTGCTCCCACGCCTACCAATGGTGCAAACTACCCACCCATCAATGCACGTGCCAGCATGAACACCAACGGTTATG ATGGCTCTCAGTCTGGGGCACAGTTCCCCTCCCGGGCGGCGGAGGCAGTGTGGCCCCAGTGGCAAGGCCAGCAGCACTCCCAGAGTAACGCAGAACAGCACCCTCATGCTCAGGGCAACCAGCAAGACATGTTCCCT GATGTGCTGTCTATGCTGGACCAGCCTGCCAACTTCAACAACGATGACTTTGAGATTCCCATGTACCCTTCATTCAACGAGTGA